The Micromonospora sp. WMMD961 genome has a segment encoding these proteins:
- a CDS encoding MBL fold metallo-hydrolase, translating into MLVAGFPADAFGTNCYVVATAPGEQCVVVDPGIGVLDQLDALLAEHRLHPAAVLLTHGHLDHTFSVAPVCGARGITAYVHPGDREMLADPAKGLSSDLTSLFGGRLSYTDPEDVAELTDGATLTLAGLEIAVDHAPGHTGGSVLFRLPGAGSGWEADELCLSGDVLFAGSIGRTDLPGGSMPAMLTSLRDKILPLADDTVVLPGHGPATTIGRERVSNPYLVEVAQVGGGRPAAPTRGL; encoded by the coding sequence GTGCTCGTGGCCGGCTTTCCCGCGGACGCCTTCGGCACCAACTGCTACGTGGTCGCCACCGCGCCGGGGGAGCAGTGCGTGGTGGTCGACCCCGGCATCGGGGTGCTCGACCAGCTCGACGCGCTGCTCGCCGAGCACCGCCTGCACCCGGCCGCCGTGCTGCTCACCCACGGCCACCTCGACCACACCTTCTCGGTCGCGCCGGTCTGCGGCGCGCGGGGCATCACCGCCTACGTGCACCCCGGTGACCGGGAGATGCTGGCCGACCCGGCCAAGGGGCTCTCCAGCGACCTGACGTCGCTCTTCGGTGGCCGGCTGAGCTACACCGACCCGGAGGACGTGGCGGAGCTGACCGACGGCGCCACCCTCACCCTCGCCGGTCTGGAGATCGCCGTCGACCATGCCCCGGGCCATACCGGCGGGTCGGTGCTGTTCCGGCTACCGGGCGCCGGGTCGGGCTGGGAGGCTGACGAGTTGTGCCTCTCCGGTGACGTCCTCTTCGCCGGGTCGATCGGCCGCACCGACCTGCCGGGCGGAAGCATGCCAGCCATGCTCACCAGCCTGCGCGACAAGATCCTTCCGCTGGCCGACGACACGGTCGTGCTGCCCGGCCACGGGCCCGCCACCACCATCGGCCGCGAGCGCGTCAGCAACCCGTACCTCGTCGAGGTGGCGCAGGTCGGCGGCGGCCGACCGGCGGCGCCCACCCGGGGCCTCTAG
- the hisS gene encoding histidine--tRNA ligase, producing the protein MSKPTPISGFPEWTPGQRMIEQFVLDRIRATFELYGFAPLETRAVEPLDQLLRKGETSKEVYVIRRLHADAEGAGGDDQLGLHFDLTVPFARYVLENAGKLAFPFRRYQIQKVWRGERPQEGRYREFVQADIDIVDRDTLAPHHEAEMPLVIGDALRSLPIPPVTIQVNNRKICEGFYRGIGLTDPEAALRAVDKLDKIGPAKVAELLAQTAGASEAQAKACLALAEISAPDASFADAVRALGVSDPLLDEGIDELVRVVETAAEHSPGLCVADLRIARGLDYYTGTVYETQLRGYERFGSICSGGRYDNLASAGAVSYPGVGISIGVTRLLGLLFGAGELSVSREVPTAVLVAVTNEEQRTASNRVAEALRRRGVPTEVSPSAAKFGKQIRYAERRGIPYVWFPGVDSAPDEVKDIRSGEQVTAGAQEWMPPLEDLKPTVG; encoded by the coding sequence ATGAGCAAGCCCACGCCCATCTCCGGGTTCCCGGAGTGGACCCCCGGCCAGCGGATGATCGAGCAGTTCGTGCTGGACCGGATCCGGGCCACCTTCGAGCTGTACGGCTTCGCGCCGCTGGAGACCCGCGCGGTGGAGCCGCTGGACCAGTTGCTGCGCAAGGGCGAGACCTCGAAGGAGGTCTACGTGATCCGGCGGTTGCACGCCGACGCGGAGGGCGCGGGCGGCGACGACCAGCTCGGCCTGCACTTCGACCTGACCGTGCCGTTCGCCCGGTACGTGCTGGAGAACGCCGGCAAGCTGGCCTTCCCGTTCCGTCGCTACCAGATCCAGAAGGTGTGGCGGGGTGAGCGGCCGCAGGAGGGCCGCTACCGGGAGTTCGTCCAGGCCGACATCGACATCGTCGACCGGGACACCCTGGCCCCGCACCACGAGGCGGAGATGCCCCTGGTCATCGGGGACGCGCTGCGGTCGTTGCCGATCCCGCCGGTGACGATCCAGGTGAACAACCGCAAGATCTGCGAGGGCTTCTACCGGGGCATCGGGCTGACCGACCCGGAGGCGGCGCTGCGCGCGGTCGACAAGCTCGACAAGATCGGCCCGGCGAAGGTGGCCGAGCTGTTGGCGCAGACAGCCGGGGCGAGCGAGGCGCAGGCCAAGGCGTGCCTGGCGCTGGCCGAGATCTCCGCTCCGGACGCCTCGTTCGCGGACGCCGTGCGCGCCCTCGGCGTGAGCGACCCGCTGCTCGACGAGGGCATCGACGAGCTGGTCCGGGTGGTGGAGACCGCCGCCGAGCACTCGCCCGGCCTCTGCGTCGCGGACCTGCGCATCGCCCGTGGTCTGGACTACTACACCGGCACCGTCTACGAGACGCAGCTGCGCGGCTACGAGCGGTTCGGCTCGATCTGCTCCGGCGGCCGGTACGACAACCTGGCCAGCGCGGGCGCCGTCTCGTACCCCGGGGTGGGGATCTCGATCGGGGTGACCCGGCTGCTCGGGCTGCTCTTCGGCGCGGGGGAGCTGTCGGTCTCCCGGGAGGTGCCGACCGCCGTGCTCGTCGCGGTGACCAACGAGGAGCAGCGGACGGCCAGCAACCGGGTCGCCGAGGCGTTGCGGCGGCGCGGCGTGCCGACCGAGGTGTCGCCGAGCGCCGCGAAGTTCGGTAAGCAGATCCGCTACGCCGAGCGGCGCGGCATCCCGTACGTCTGGTTCCCCGGTGTCGACTCAGCGCCCGACGAGGTGAAGGACATCCGCTCGGGTGAGCAGGTCACGGCCGGTGCGCAGGAGTGGATGCCACCTCTGGAGGACCTGAAGCCGACGGTCGGCTGA